One Microbacterium esteraromaticum genomic window carries:
- a CDS encoding amidohydrolase, which translates to MTVDLEALYIDLHKHPELSFQETRTAGIAAAHLRDLGLEVTDGVGITGVVGVLTNGDGPVVWLRADMDALPVVEETGLAYASTATGVDPDGNTVGVMHACGHDMHVTAMIGAVERLVAERDQWSGTVVVVIQPAEEYGAGARAMLDDGALDRFPRPDVVLGQHVTPLPAGTIGVRPGPQMSASDGIQVVLYGRGGHGSRPHSTIDPIVMAASTIMRLQTVVSREVDPHDLAVVTVGAIHAGTKNNIIPADATLQLSLRYPDEQLREKVLEKVERVVRAEAMASGAEREPEISTLHTLPATINDADASARVVSAFQGVFGEQSVIDPGLFTGSEDVSWFARDAGVPLVFWFWGGVDPKVFADAVANDTVDKDIPTNHSPFFAPAIHPTIEVGVTALATAAREFLD; encoded by the coding sequence ATGACCGTCGACCTCGAAGCCCTCTACATCGATCTGCACAAGCATCCCGAGCTGTCGTTCCAGGAGACGCGCACGGCGGGCATCGCCGCGGCGCACCTGCGCGATCTGGGTCTCGAGGTGACCGACGGCGTCGGCATCACCGGCGTGGTCGGGGTGCTGACGAACGGCGACGGCCCCGTGGTCTGGCTGCGGGCCGACATGGACGCGCTGCCCGTCGTCGAGGAGACCGGCCTCGCCTACGCGTCGACGGCGACGGGGGTCGATCCCGACGGCAACACGGTCGGCGTGATGCACGCCTGCGGTCACGACATGCACGTGACCGCCATGATCGGCGCCGTCGAGCGCCTGGTCGCCGAGCGCGATCAGTGGTCGGGCACGGTGGTCGTGGTGATCCAGCCCGCCGAGGAGTACGGCGCCGGTGCCAGGGCGATGCTCGATGACGGCGCGCTCGATCGCTTCCCGCGCCCCGATGTGGTGCTCGGCCAGCACGTGACGCCCCTGCCGGCCGGCACGATCGGCGTGCGCCCCGGCCCGCAGATGTCGGCGTCCGACGGCATCCAGGTCGTGCTGTACGGCCGCGGCGGGCACGGCTCGCGCCCCCACTCGACGATCGACCCGATCGTCATGGCCGCGTCGACGATCATGCGGCTGCAGACCGTCGTCTCGCGAGAGGTCGACCCGCACGATCTCGCGGTCGTGACCGTCGGCGCGATCCACGCCGGCACCAAGAACAACATCATCCCCGCCGACGCCACGCTGCAGCTCAGCCTGCGCTACCCCGACGAGCAGCTGCGCGAGAAGGTGCTCGAGAAGGTCGAGCGCGTCGTCCGGGCCGAGGCCATGGCATCCGGAGCAGAGCGGGAGCCCGAGATCTCGACCCTGCACACGCTGCCGGCCACGATCAACGACGCCGACGCGAGCGCCCGCGTGGTCTCGGCGTTCCAGGGCGTCTTCGGCGAGCAGTCGGTGATCGACCCCGGCCTGTTCACGGGCAGCGAGGACGTGTCGTGGTTCGCCCGCGATGCGGGCGTGCCTCTGGTGTTCTGGTTCTGGGGCGGGGTCGATCCCAAGGTCTTCGCGGATGCCGTGGCGAACGACACCGTCGACAAGGACATCCCGACGAACCACTCGCCGTTCTTCGCCCCGGCGATCCACCCGACGATCGAGGTCGGCGTCACCGCGCTGGCGACCGCTGCCAGGGAGTTCCTCGACTGA
- a CDS encoding MerR family transcriptional regulator, with protein MRIGDVAERTSLSLRTLRHYDEMGLVEPSARTHGGFRLYTEDDVSRLMLVRRMKPLGYTLEEMRELLLVVDAVRADPDDISAAARLDELRVEASDRRARLAAQVEMADEFLEQLDGV; from the coding sequence ATGCGCATCGGCGATGTCGCCGAGCGCACCTCGCTCTCCCTTCGCACGCTCCGGCACTACGACGAGATGGGGCTGGTCGAGCCGTCCGCGCGCACGCACGGGGGCTTCCGGCTCTACACCGAAGACGATGTGAGCCGTCTCATGCTCGTGCGCCGCATGAAGCCGCTCGGCTACACCCTCGAGGAGATGCGCGAGCTTCTGCTCGTGGTCGACGCCGTTCGCGCTGATCCCGACGACATCTCGGCCGCTGCCCGTCTGGACGAGCTGCGGGTGGAGGCCAGCGACCGTCGCGCGCGCCTCGCCGCGCAGGTCGAGATGGCCGACGAGTTCCTGGAGCAGCTCGACGGAGTCTGA
- a CDS encoding ABC transporter substrate-binding protein, which produces MNKPLAALATLGALTFALTACGTTQSAENPADEKTAAATGVGCADDSTATATGPVELTDAFGRTVKLDKPAAKVAVLEWQQIEDVLSLCLTPVAVADAEGYSTWDTAEKLPEGVKDVGTRQEPNLDALFATEPDLVIVEAYTRDDAIIAQLEKYGVPVLATLGANAEDPIAQMLDTFDLIAEATGRTERADVVKGEFEQKLDDAKAEVADASLEGAPFVFFDGWVDGGNVSLRPFGQGSLIGEIGEELGLTNAWTGEVDPAYGLGQTDIEGMTTIGDAMLLHSGTADPDSESFVDAAQKNPAWASIPAVKNDDVHAFPAGIWTFGGPRSAEQIIDAYVDVITK; this is translated from the coding sequence ATGAACAAGCCCCTCGCCGCCCTCGCGACCCTCGGCGCGCTCACCTTCGCCCTCACCGCCTGCGGCACCACGCAGTCAGCCGAGAATCCCGCCGATGAGAAGACCGCTGCGGCGACCGGCGTCGGCTGCGCCGACGACAGCACCGCCACGGCGACCGGCCCTGTCGAGCTGACCGACGCCTTCGGCCGCACCGTGAAGCTCGACAAGCCTGCCGCCAAGGTCGCCGTGCTCGAGTGGCAGCAGATCGAGGACGTGCTCTCGCTGTGCCTCACCCCCGTCGCCGTCGCGGACGCGGAGGGCTACAGCACCTGGGACACCGCCGAGAAGCTGCCCGAGGGCGTGAAGGACGTCGGAACCCGCCAGGAGCCCAACCTCGATGCGCTGTTCGCCACCGAGCCCGACCTCGTGATCGTCGAGGCGTACACGCGCGACGACGCGATCATCGCTCAGCTCGAGAAGTACGGCGTTCCCGTGCTCGCCACCCTCGGCGCGAACGCCGAGGACCCGATCGCGCAGATGCTCGACACCTTCGACCTGATCGCCGAGGCCACCGGCCGCACCGAGCGCGCCGACGTCGTGAAGGGCGAGTTCGAGCAGAAGCTCGACGACGCAAAGGCCGAGGTCGCCGACGCGTCGCTCGAAGGCGCGCCGTTCGTGTTCTTCGACGGCTGGGTCGACGGCGGCAACGTGTCGCTGCGTCCGTTCGGTCAGGGCTCGCTGATCGGCGAGATCGGCGAGGAGCTGGGCCTGACGAACGCCTGGACCGGCGAAGTCGACCCGGCGTACGGACTCGGTCAGACCGACATCGAGGGCATGACCACGATCGGCGACGCGATGCTGCTGCACAGCGGCACCGCCGACCCCGACTCGGAGAGCTTCGTCGACGCAGCCCAGAAGAACCCCGCCTGGGCATCCATCCCCGCGGTGAAGAACGACGACGTGCACGCGTTCCCCGCCGGCATCTGGACCTTCGGCGGCCCGCGCTCCGCCGAGCAGATCATCGACGCCTACGTCGACGTCATCACCAAGTGA
- a CDS encoding iron ABC transporter permease, producing the protein MEAGTPDAGPDARTRPASGASADGSSPEQPRPRGRLTAAGALLALVAVLAASALWHLTQGTSGQVLADPEILYGSRLPRLAAGVAVGLALGVAGLLMQSLSRNPLASPDTLGVTGGAYFAVTAVTAFGLSIPFWASGLVAFAGGLGAAALVLGLAGGAASSTTRLVLAGSALALALQAGTSALLVLFDEETKGLFAWGSGSLSQLGLESFLRAAPVVVVGIALALALTRRLDVLALGDDTASSLGVPIRSTRVIGILLSVVLTAAAVTLAGPIGFVGLCAPVLARLLSRLVPALGRHLLLIPTAALIGAIVVVLADAVLRALIGAEGAIAVPTGVATTLLGAVVLVTMARRLRDAGPTRRPPSIRFGVRSTRRFAIVLVVGVAALAAVVVIGMLVGATPLLTGDIALWLQNQAPPLVAFALDERAPRVIAAVVAGGALALAGTVTQAVSRNPLAEPGLLGITGGAGLGAVLIVTSAAASTFGMLVAAVLGALLAFGLVYSLAWRGGLSADRLVLIGIGVWYGSTALTTFVLLRSNPWDTPKIYTWLSGTTYGRIWEQVVPLAIVLLIALPFVIAQRRDLDILAMDEDTPRLVGIRLERTRLALLVAAALLAAFSVAAVGVVGFVGLVAPHAARALVGARHSRVIPVAVVLGAVLVGVADAIGRTVLAPAQLPAGLVVAMLGAPYFVWLLWRSRDA; encoded by the coding sequence ATGGAGGCCGGCACGCCAGATGCCGGACCGGATGCCCGGACCCGTCCGGCATCCGGAGCGTCGGCCGACGGATCGTCACCCGAGCAACCGCGCCCGCGCGGGCGCCTCACCGCCGCGGGGGCGCTGCTCGCCCTCGTGGCGGTGCTCGCGGCATCCGCCCTGTGGCACCTGACCCAGGGCACGAGCGGGCAGGTGCTCGCCGACCCTGAGATCCTGTACGGCTCACGCCTGCCGAGACTCGCCGCGGGCGTGGCCGTCGGCCTCGCGCTCGGGGTCGCGGGCTTGCTCATGCAGTCGCTCTCGCGCAATCCGCTCGCCTCGCCCGACACGCTCGGCGTCACCGGAGGCGCCTATTTCGCCGTCACGGCGGTCACCGCCTTCGGTCTCAGCATCCCGTTCTGGGCGTCGGGTCTGGTCGCCTTCGCGGGCGGCCTGGGGGCCGCAGCCCTCGTGCTCGGCCTCGCCGGCGGCGCGGCCTCGTCGACCACCAGGCTGGTGCTCGCGGGCTCCGCGCTCGCCCTCGCTCTTCAGGCGGGAACCTCGGCGCTGCTCGTGCTGTTCGACGAGGAGACCAAGGGCCTCTTCGCCTGGGGCAGCGGCAGCCTGTCGCAGCTGGGCCTGGAGTCGTTCCTGCGCGCGGCGCCCGTGGTCGTCGTCGGAATCGCACTGGCGCTTGCGCTCACTCGGCGGCTGGACGTGCTCGCCCTGGGCGACGACACCGCGTCGTCGCTGGGCGTCCCGATCCGCTCGACGCGCGTCATCGGCATCCTGCTGTCCGTGGTGCTCACCGCCGCCGCGGTCACCCTCGCCGGGCCCATCGGCTTCGTCGGCCTGTGCGCTCCCGTGCTCGCACGGCTGCTGTCGCGGCTCGTGCCCGCGCTCGGTCGTCACCTGCTGCTCATCCCCACGGCCGCCCTCATCGGCGCGATCGTCGTCGTCCTCGCGGATGCCGTGCTGCGCGCGCTCATCGGAGCCGAGGGCGCCATCGCGGTCCCCACCGGCGTCGCGACCACGCTGCTCGGAGCCGTCGTGCTGGTGACGATGGCGCGGCGCCTGCGCGACGCGGGCCCCACCCGCCGCCCGCCGAGCATCCGCTTCGGCGTGCGAAGCACCCGCCGCTTCGCGATCGTGCTGGTCGTCGGCGTCGCCGCGCTCGCCGCCGTGGTCGTGATCGGGATGCTCGTCGGCGCGACGCCCCTGCTCACCGGAGACATCGCGCTGTGGCTGCAGAACCAGGCTCCGCCGTTGGTCGCCTTCGCGCTCGACGAGCGCGCGCCGCGGGTGATCGCCGCGGTCGTCGCCGGCGGCGCCCTCGCCCTCGCGGGAACGGTGACGCAGGCCGTCAGTCGCAACCCGCTCGCCGAGCCGGGACTGCTCGGCATCACGGGAGGCGCAGGACTCGGCGCCGTGCTGATCGTCACGAGCGCCGCCGCATCGACGTTCGGGATGCTCGTGGCAGCCGTCCTCGGTGCTCTGCTGGCCTTCGGGCTCGTGTACTCGCTCGCGTGGCGTGGCGGCCTGAGCGCCGACCGGCTCGTGCTCATCGGCATCGGCGTCTGGTACGGCAGCACGGCGCTGACGACGTTCGTGCTGCTGCGCTCGAACCCGTGGGACACCCCGAAGATCTACACCTGGCTGTCGGGCACGACGTACGGGCGCATCTGGGAGCAGGTCGTGCCGCTGGCGATCGTGCTGCTGATCGCGCTGCCGTTCGTGATCGCGCAGCGTCGCGATCTCGACATCCTCGCCATGGACGAGGACACTCCCCGCTTGGTGGGCATCCGGCTGGAGCGCACGCGCCTGGCGCTTCTGGTGGCGGCGGCCCTGCTGGCGGCCTTCAGCGTGGCGGCGGTCGGCGTGGTGGGGTTCGTCGGCCTCGTCGCACCGCATGCGGCGCGCGCGCTGGTGGGAGCACGCCACTCGCGGGTGATCCCCGTCGCGGTCGTGCTCGGTGCCGTGCTGGTCGGGGTGGCGGATGCCATCGGCCGCACCGTCCTCGCCCCCGCACAGCTTCCGGCCGGCCTCGTCGTCGCGATGCTCGGGGCCCCGTACTTCGTCTGGCTGCTCTGGCGCTCCCGCGACGCCTGA
- a CDS encoding SulP family inorganic anion transporter: MTAVTPARDHGSRYRIEPTVRQALRSPRLLTREVLAGLVVALALIPEAIAFSIIAGVDPRVGLFSSFIMAVTISFLGGRPAMISAATGAVALVIAPVVREHGMEYFIATVILAGVIQLLLGALGVAKLMRFIPRSVMVGFVNALAILIFSAQVPQLIGVPWAVYPLTAIGLAIVFLLPRATKAVPAPLVAIVVLTVAVVALGIRVPNVGDQGELPTSLPALFIPNVPFTLETLGIIGPYALAMALVGLMESLMTAKLVDDITDTHSRKTREALGQGGANILSGLFGGMGGCAMIGQTMINVKASGARTRISTFLAGAFLLVLVLVLGDLVAIIPMAALVAVMIFVSVATFDWHSIRLGTLRRMPKSETAVMLITVVATVVTHNLAIGVVLGVLTAMVMFARRVAHFVTVTREVDGDTARYRVDGELFFASSNDLTTQFEYAADPRRVVIDMSRSHIWDASTVAALDAVITKYAAHGTAVEITGLNDTAAAFRDRLSGGLNAGH, translated from the coding sequence ATGACCGCCGTCACCCCCGCCCGCGATCACGGGTCGCGGTACCGCATCGAGCCGACCGTCCGGCAGGCGCTGCGCAGCCCTCGCCTGCTGACCCGTGAGGTGCTCGCGGGTCTGGTCGTCGCGCTGGCGCTGATCCCCGAGGCGATCGCCTTCTCGATCATCGCGGGAGTCGACCCCCGCGTCGGCCTGTTCTCATCGTTCATCATGGCGGTCACGATCTCCTTCCTCGGTGGGCGCCCGGCGATGATCTCGGCCGCCACCGGCGCAGTCGCCCTCGTCATCGCGCCGGTGGTGCGCGAGCACGGCATGGAGTACTTCATCGCCACGGTGATCCTCGCCGGAGTCATCCAGCTGCTGCTGGGCGCGCTCGGCGTCGCGAAGCTCATGCGCTTCATCCCGCGCTCCGTCATGGTCGGGTTCGTGAACGCCCTCGCCATCCTCATCTTCTCGGCGCAGGTGCCGCAGCTGATCGGGGTGCCGTGGGCCGTGTACCCGCTGACCGCGATCGGCCTCGCGATCGTGTTCCTGCTCCCGCGGGCGACGAAGGCCGTGCCCGCGCCGCTCGTCGCGATCGTCGTGCTCACCGTCGCCGTGGTCGCCCTGGGCATCCGCGTCCCGAACGTCGGCGACCAGGGCGAGCTGCCGACCAGCCTGCCTGCCCTCTTCATACCGAATGTGCCGTTCACTCTCGAGACGCTCGGCATCATCGGCCCGTACGCCCTCGCCATGGCGCTCGTCGGTCTGATGGAGTCGCTGATGACGGCCAAGCTGGTCGACGACATCACCGACACGCACTCCCGCAAGACCCGGGAGGCTCTCGGCCAGGGCGGGGCGAACATCCTGTCCGGCCTGTTCGGCGGCATGGGCGGGTGCGCCATGATCGGGCAGACCATGATCAACGTGAAGGCCTCGGGGGCCCGCACCCGGATCTCGACCTTCCTGGCCGGAGCGTTCCTGCTGGTGCTGGTGCTGGTGCTCGGCGATCTCGTCGCGATCATCCCCATGGCCGCGCTCGTCGCCGTGATGATCTTCGTCTCGGTCGCGACCTTCGACTGGCACAGCATCCGTCTCGGCACTCTGCGGCGGATGCCCAAGAGCGAGACAGCCGTGATGCTGATCACCGTCGTCGCGACGGTCGTCACCCACAACCTCGCGATCGGCGTCGTGCTCGGTGTGCTCACCGCCATGGTGATGTTCGCCCGCCGTGTCGCCCACTTCGTCACGGTGACCCGCGAGGTCGACGGCGACACCGCCCGCTACCGGGTCGACGGCGAGCTGTTCTTCGCGTCGAGCAACGACCTGACGACGCAGTTCGAGTACGCGGCCGATCCCCGCCGAGTGGTCATCGACATGTCGCGCTCGCACATCTGGGACGCCTCGACGGTCGCCGCGCTCGACGCCGTGATCACGAAGTACGCCGCCCACGGCACAGCCGTCGAGATCACGGGGCTCAACGACACGGCTGCGGCATTCCGCGACCGCCTGAGCGGTGGTCTGAACGCGGGCCACTGA
- a CDS encoding GTP pyrophosphokinase: MTTLPVDDAAIAEAKQLRDAFQRFLREYEFGMREVETKISILRDEFTHMHAYNPIEHVKSRLKSPDSIVEKVARKGIDADFEVIRREITDIAGVRVTCSFVSDVYRLFDLLTQQDDVTVRAVKDYIAQPKENGYRSLHAIVEVPVFLSTGPVLIPVEVQFRTIAMDFWASLEHKIHYKFAGRVPGHLVQSLTDAAEAAGELDVRMERLHREAHESNQRVIEA, translated from the coding sequence ATGACGACTCTTCCCGTCGACGACGCCGCGATCGCCGAGGCGAAGCAGCTGCGCGACGCGTTCCAGCGCTTCCTGCGCGAGTACGAGTTCGGCATGCGCGAGGTCGAGACGAAGATCTCGATCCTGCGCGACGAGTTCACGCACATGCACGCGTACAACCCGATCGAGCACGTGAAGAGCCGGCTCAAGTCGCCGGACAGCATCGTCGAGAAGGTCGCGCGCAAGGGCATCGACGCCGACTTCGAGGTGATCCGCCGTGAGATCACCGACATCGCCGGGGTGCGCGTGACGTGCAGCTTCGTCAGCGACGTGTACCGTCTCTTCGACCTGCTCACCCAGCAGGACGACGTGACCGTGCGCGCCGTGAAGGACTACATCGCTCAGCCGAAGGAGAACGGCTACCGCAGCCTGCACGCGATCGTCGAGGTGCCGGTGTTCCTGTCGACGGGACCGGTGCTGATCCCCGTCGAGGTGCAGTTCCGCACCATCGCGATGGACTTCTGGGCCAGCCTCGAGCACAAGATCCACTACAAGTTCGCCGGCCGTGTACCAGGGCACCTCGTGCAGAGTCTCACCGACGCCGCCGAGGCAGCCGGTGAGCTCGACGTGCGCATGGAGCGCCTGCATCGCGAGGCGCACGAGAGCAATCAGAGGGTCATCGAGGCCTGA
- a CDS encoding cold-shock protein: MATGTVKWFNSEKGFGFIAPDDGSDDLFAHFSAIEGNGYKELTENQKVEFEPERGPKGMQAAKIRAL, from the coding sequence ATGGCCACTGGCACTGTGAAATGGTTCAACTCCGAGAAGGGCTTCGGCTTCATCGCTCCCGATGACGGCTCGGACGACCTGTTCGCGCACTTCTCGGCGATCGAGGGCAACGGCTACAAGGAGCTCACCGAGAACCAGAAGGTCGAGTTCGAGCCCGAGCGCGGCCCCAAGGGCATGCAGGCGGCGAAGATCCGCGCGCTCTGA